One window from the genome of Drosophila albomicans strain 15112-1751.03 chromosome 2L, ASM965048v2, whole genome shotgun sequence encodes:
- the LOC117563890 gene encoding glutathione S-transferase 1-1-like, translated as MDLYYAHASPPCRAVLMAAKALGIEFNLKRISLTAGDTLKPEFLAINPQHTIPTLVDNGFVLWESRAILVYLVQKYGKDDSLYPKEIQQQALVNQRLHFDCSVLMKSFTDYYVPQFRFKQPADPEQYKKVEAAFDFLNTFLENELYAAGDLLTIADISLLATVSTFETMKFKISEYPNVDKWYTNAKRVVPGWAENWESLLQAIAIMKPQQ; from the coding sequence ATGGATTTGTACTACGCACATGCTTCGCCGCCTTGCCGAGCTGTTCTTATGGCAGCCAAAGCTCTGGGCATTGAGTTTAACTTAAAGCGCATAAGTCTCACAGCTGGTGACACTCTTAAACCAGAGTTCTTAGCGATCAATCCACAACACACCATTCCTACTTTGGTGGACAATGGTTTTGTTCTATGGGAATCGCGTGCTATTCTCGTTTATCTGGTGCAGAAGTACGGCAAAGACGATTCCCTGTACCCCAAAGAAATTCAGCAGCAGGCGTTGGTCAATCAGCGATTGCATTTCGATTGTAGTGTCTTGATGAAATCCTTCACCGACTATTATGTGCCTCAATTTCGCTTTAAGCAGCCAGCTGATCCCGAGCAATACAAGAAAGTGGAGGCGGCTTTTGATTTCCTCAACACTTTCTTGGAAAATGAGCTTTATGCCGCTGGTGACCTTCTAACTATTGCTGATATATCATTGCTGGCTACTGTCTCCACATTCGAGACTATGAAGTTTAAGATCAGCGAATATCCTAATGTAGATAAATGGTATACAAATGCAAAGAGAGTTGTGCCTGGTTGGGCGGAGAACTGGGAAAGTCTGCTGCAAGCAATTGCCATTATGAAACCACAGCAATAA